The following proteins are encoded in a genomic region of Planococcus lenghuensis:
- a CDS encoding YdhK family protein, with protein sequence MINRKVSAGMTATVFVLSLAACSEAPEEAEGSLGMDMEDGSHEGMDMEKDPAEDMGMAEDAHEGMDHSGSAELPEGLQAAVDPAFEVGSQVFVETDHLMGMQGVEATISGAYDTAVYSISYTPEDGNPVENHKWVVHEELENPGPEPLEPGTEVTVIADHMAGMAGAAATIDTVEETTVYTIDYVTSSGEEVMNHMWVTGDELSAE encoded by the coding sequence ATGATTAACCGAAAAGTATCAGCGGGAATGACCGCAACTGTATTCGTTTTATCCTTAGCGGCGTGTTCAGAGGCACCGGAAGAAGCGGAAGGGTCGCTCGGCATGGACATGGAAGACGGTTCCCATGAAGGGATGGACATGGAAAAAGATCCGGCTGAAGATATGGGAATGGCTGAAGACGCACATGAGGGAATGGATCATTCAGGTTCAGCTGAGCTGCCGGAAGGTCTGCAGGCGGCAGTGGATCCCGCATTTGAAGTCGGAAGCCAAGTCTTCGTGGAAACTGATCACCTGATGGGAATGCAGGGGGTGGAAGCGACCATATCCGGTGCATATGATACGGCTGTCTACTCCATCTCCTATACGCCGGAAGACGGGAACCCGGTTGAAAACCATAAATGGGTTGTCCATGAGGAACTTGAGAACCCGGGCCCGGAGCCGCTGGAACCGGGAACAGAAGTGACTGTGATTGCTGACCACATGGCTGGCATGGCAGGAGCAGCGGCAACAATCGATACAGTTGAGGAAACGACGGTCTACACGATTGATTATGTTACATCATCGGGAGAAGAAGTCATGAATCATATGTGGGT
- a CDS encoding FAD-dependent oxidoreductase, which produces MTNKHIEKMPDASESYWLNSTELPTFPSLTEDRKADVVITGGGISGIMTAYQLTRKGYRIALIEADRMLNGTTGFTTAKLTAQHGLIYDHLLQHNGEETARQFYEANTEAVQYVRTLIEEKGIDCDFSEEPAYVFAEDEEQKEKVVKEGEAYQKLGIDGEFVHTLPLEIEHLGAVVMNRQAQFNPVKFLKPLIEEIITQGGEVFENTRVTDIEPNPRPSAVTREGHKVEGDYLVVCSHYPFYDKEGYYYARLSPSRSYSIAAETTGDYPGGMYVNAGQPARSLRCIHADGKKMVLAGGYGHPIGHKQNTEENYSKLYEFTDQVFGIENVPYRWSSQDPGTLDQIPYIGKYSTEMNNVFVATGYRKWGMSSGVLAGRLLTDLISGEGSKYEEMFSPLRPISEPNMKQLTQTSFHAGKMFAEDKAEEPKGRFADLQTDEGKVVKYNEQRAGAYRDRQGSLHVVDTTCTHMGCETHWNNSERTWDCPCHGSRFSYNGEVVEGPATKPLKRLFDGAQPIDSLE; this is translated from the coding sequence ATGACTAACAAGCATATTGAAAAGATGCCTGATGCTTCGGAATCTTACTGGCTCAATTCCACAGAATTGCCCACTTTTCCTTCCTTGACGGAAGATCGAAAGGCGGATGTGGTCATCACCGGCGGAGGCATTTCCGGGATTATGACTGCTTACCAGCTCACTCGAAAAGGATACCGCATTGCACTCATCGAGGCAGATCGTATGCTGAACGGAACAACAGGCTTCACGACGGCAAAACTGACTGCCCAGCATGGTCTTATCTACGATCACCTCCTGCAGCACAATGGAGAAGAAACGGCCAGACAATTCTATGAAGCCAACACGGAAGCGGTTCAGTATGTTAGAACCCTTATTGAAGAAAAAGGGATCGACTGCGACTTTTCTGAAGAACCTGCGTACGTCTTTGCGGAAGACGAGGAGCAGAAGGAGAAAGTGGTAAAGGAAGGGGAAGCCTATCAGAAGCTTGGAATTGACGGAGAATTTGTTCATACACTTCCGCTTGAGATCGAGCATTTAGGGGCGGTTGTCATGAACCGTCAGGCCCAATTCAATCCGGTTAAATTCCTTAAGCCTTTAATTGAAGAAATCATCACCCAAGGCGGCGAGGTATTTGAAAATACACGCGTAACCGATATTGAGCCGAATCCGCGGCCGTCTGCCGTGACGAGGGAAGGTCATAAAGTGGAAGGGGATTATTTGGTTGTCTGCTCCCATTATCCTTTTTATGATAAGGAAGGCTATTATTATGCGCGGCTGAGCCCGAGCCGTTCATACAGCATCGCGGCAGAAACAACCGGGGACTACCCTGGCGGCATGTATGTGAATGCCGGACAGCCTGCCCGCTCCCTGCGCTGCATTCATGCTGATGGGAAAAAAATGGTGTTGGCAGGCGGCTACGGCCATCCAATCGGCCATAAACAGAATACGGAAGAAAACTACAGCAAGTTATATGAATTTACAGATCAGGTTTTCGGCATCGAAAACGTTCCATACCGCTGGTCATCTCAGGATCCCGGCACTTTGGACCAGATACCGTATATCGGCAAGTATTCGACGGAAATGAACAATGTGTTCGTCGCGACCGGATACCGGAAATGGGGCATGAGTTCCGGTGTGCTGGCCGGCCGGTTATTGACCGATTTGATCAGCGGTGAAGGCTCAAAGTATGAGGAAATGTTCTCTCCGCTGCGGCCGATTTCAGAGCCCAATATGAAACAGCTTACCCAGACCAGTTTTCACGCAGGGAAAATGTTTGCAGAAGATAAGGCCGAAGAACCGAAGGGCCGATTCGCCGATCTGCAGACTGATGAAGGGAAAGTCGTGAAGTATAACGAACAGCGGGCTGGTGCATATCGGGACCGGCAGGGCAGCCTGCACGTCGTCGATACAACTTGTACGCACATGGGGTGTGAAACGCATTGGAATAACAGTGAACGCACATGGGACTGCCCATGTCACGGCTCCCGTTTTTCGTATAATGGAGAAGTGGTGGAAGGACCTGCGACTAAACCTTTAAAACGGCTGTTTGATGGTGCCCAGCCGATTGACAGCTTGGAATAA
- a CDS encoding DUF305 domain-containing protein encodes MKMYIRFILMVLTATVIMYGLMYSTVYRWDHVFFSEMRTYMALYMGAVMAIVMLAFMQHMYKDKKKNITIYVVSALLIIVPFWLARSQATIDDVDYMQAMIPHHSIAILTSERAEISDPRVEQLAQDIIKAQRREIEEMKKLIDDLEETEDE; translated from the coding sequence ATGAAAATGTATATCCGGTTCATTTTGATGGTCCTGACAGCCACTGTAATCATGTACGGGCTCATGTATTCCACGGTATACCGCTGGGATCATGTTTTCTTCAGTGAAATGCGGACGTATATGGCTCTGTACATGGGAGCTGTCATGGCAATTGTTATGCTGGCATTCATGCAGCATATGTATAAAGATAAGAAAAAGAATATTACCATTTATGTGGTCAGCGCACTTTTAATTATTGTTCCGTTCTGGCTTGCCCGCAGCCAAGCGACGATTGATGACGTGGACTATATGCAGGCGATGATTCCCCATCATTCGATTGCAATCCTGACAAGTGAGCGTGCTGAAATTTCGGATCCCCGTGTGGAACAACTGGCACAGGATATTATTAAAGCACAGCGCAGGGAAATCGAGGAAATGAAAAAACTGATTGACGACCTTGAAGAAACGGAAGACGAATAG
- a CDS encoding DUF421 domain-containing protein: MFDITWDSFVQIVLGGVLAYVGLIILLRVSKKRTLSQLNMFDFVITIAFGSAMASVILSSSVSLLEGLLGFAVLIFSQFIVTFISFRSDKFTSLIKAEPKLLYSEGQYYRDAMKSERVKEVEILQSIRKQGIGSLDEVKAVVLETDGSMSIIKKKVGDTLSNVKKPSS; this comes from the coding sequence ATGTTTGATATTACATGGGACAGTTTTGTTCAAATTGTTTTAGGCGGGGTTCTTGCATATGTCGGTCTGATTATTCTATTGCGGGTCTCCAAAAAACGGACTCTTTCGCAGCTGAATATGTTTGATTTTGTCATCACCATCGCTTTCGGTTCTGCCATGGCGTCTGTCATTTTAAGTTCAAGTGTCAGTCTTCTGGAAGGGTTATTAGGGTTTGCGGTGCTGATTTTCTCTCAATTTATTGTCACGTTCATCTCTTTTCGGTCAGATAAATTCACTTCGCTGATCAAGGCGGAACCAAAATTGCTGTATTCAGAAGGACAGTATTATCGGGATGCCATGAAAAGCGAACGGGTGAAGGAAGTGGAAATTCTGCAGTCCATCCGTAAGCAGGGAATCGGTTCTTTGGATGAAGTGAAGGCAGTGGTCCTGGAAACGGACGGCAGCATGTCGATCATCAAGAAAAAAGTGGGGGATACCCTGTCAAACGTCAAAAAGCCGTCAAGCTGA
- a CDS encoding pseudouridine-5'-phosphate glycosidase: MRQHLTFSEEVQTAKEQGKPIVALESTIISHGMPYPQNVETARAVEEIIRENGAVPATIALIDGKIKIGLTDEELEIFGKSEDVAKVSRRDLAYLLATKKMGATTVAATMICAELADIHIFVTGGIGGVHRGAETTMDISADLEELAQTNVAVICAGAKSILDLGLTMEYLETKGVPVIGYQTDVLPAFFTRTSEFALQINAQNPEEVASTLKVKWDLNLRGGAVIANPIPEEHALNEAFIDSVIASALQEAAERNISGKDVTPFMLGKVKELTEGKSLDANIALVKHNAVIGSKIAVSFNSMNQ; this comes from the coding sequence ATGAGACAGCACCTTACATTTTCTGAAGAAGTACAGACTGCGAAAGAACAGGGAAAACCGATCGTCGCTCTTGAATCCACCATCATCTCTCATGGCATGCCTTATCCGCAAAACGTGGAAACCGCTCGGGCAGTAGAGGAGATTATCCGTGAAAATGGTGCGGTTCCGGCTACGATTGCTTTGATCGATGGAAAAATAAAAATCGGCTTGACCGACGAAGAACTGGAAATATTCGGGAAAAGCGAGGATGTGGCAAAAGTGTCCAGACGTGACCTCGCTTACCTGCTCGCGACTAAAAAAATGGGTGCCACAACTGTAGCCGCAACAATGATTTGCGCTGAACTCGCAGATATCCATATTTTCGTAACCGGCGGCATCGGGGGCGTTCACCGAGGTGCTGAAACGACGATGGATATCTCGGCGGATTTAGAAGAACTCGCGCAAACGAATGTAGCGGTCATCTGTGCCGGCGCCAAATCGATTTTGGATCTGGGCTTGACGATGGAATATCTTGAAACAAAAGGGGTGCCTGTCATCGGCTACCAAACTGATGTGCTTCCAGCATTCTTTACACGCACCAGCGAATTTGCTTTGCAAATCAATGCACAAAACCCGGAAGAAGTTGCGTCAACGCTGAAGGTGAAATGGGACTTGAATCTCAGAGGGGGCGCTGTCATTGCGAACCCGATTCCAGAAGAACATGCGCTGAATGAGGCGTTTATCGACAGCGTCATCGCTTCGGCGTTGCAAGAAGCGGCAGAGCGAAACATTTCCGGCAAGGACGTTACGCCGTTCATGCTTGGCAAAGTAAAAGAATTAACAGAAGGCAAGAGCCTGGATGCAAACATTGCGCTGGTTAAACACAATGCAGTGATTGGATCAAAAATAGCGGTAAGCTTCAATTCAATGAATCAGTGA
- a CDS encoding carbohydrate kinase, translating into MPEKLNDNEQAVLELIRKDPYVSQQELATAVGLSRPSIANIISGLTRKGYIFGRAYILSGSDPVICVGGANIDQKFHIKDKAQLGTSNPVNVRRTVGGVARNIAENLGRLGMDVSLISASGTDKDWSIIEEASESYMNLDMVTQLMGSSTGSYTAVLDTEGEMIIALANMEIYDAITPELLQQYESLLSRSKSIVADLNCPKDSVQFLCQCARKHQVPIFLISVSGPKMNRLPEDLDGVTWLITNRDESETFFQQEIRNDEDWRKAVDNWLSRGVENVIITNGKEGSMIGNEAEGIFHVPAFTAREVKDVTGAGDAFSSAVIHSWLAGKSLIDIAKAGSANAIKTLESPYTVRQDLSAEQLQKNLEELI; encoded by the coding sequence ATGCCTGAAAAACTTAATGACAACGAGCAAGCTGTATTGGAACTGATCCGGAAGGACCCTTATGTTTCCCAGCAGGAGCTTGCGACAGCGGTGGGCCTGTCCCGTCCGTCGATTGCCAACATCATTTCCGGTTTGACGCGTAAAGGGTATATTTTTGGCAGGGCTTATATTTTAAGTGGCTCGGACCCGGTGATTTGTGTTGGCGGCGCGAATATTGATCAGAAATTCCATATCAAGGACAAAGCGCAATTAGGCACGTCGAATCCCGTCAATGTAAGAAGGACCGTAGGTGGCGTAGCCCGCAATATCGCAGAGAACCTCGGCCGCCTCGGTATGGATGTATCTCTGATTTCTGCAAGCGGCACCGATAAGGATTGGTCGATTATCGAAGAGGCATCAGAATCATACATGAATCTGGATATGGTGACACAGCTTATGGGAAGTTCAACCGGCTCGTATACAGCGGTACTGGATACAGAGGGTGAAATGATTATCGCATTGGCGAATATGGAAATCTATGATGCCATCACCCCTGAATTGCTGCAGCAGTATGAAAGTCTATTGAGCCGCTCGAAAAGTATCGTCGCTGATTTGAATTGTCCGAAGGATTCCGTTCAGTTCTTGTGCCAGTGTGCCAGAAAGCATCAAGTGCCGATTTTCCTGATTTCTGTTTCGGGGCCGAAAATGAATCGGTTGCCGGAGGATTTGGATGGCGTCACTTGGCTGATCACCAACCGGGATGAATCGGAAACTTTTTTTCAGCAGGAAATCCGGAATGACGAGGACTGGCGAAAAGCGGTGGACAATTGGCTGTCACGCGGAGTTGAGAATGTGATCATCACTAATGGAAAAGAAGGATCCATGATCGGCAATGAAGCAGAAGGGATTTTTCACGTCCCTGCATTTACAGCAAGAGAAGTCAAAGATGTCACGGGCGCAGGGGACGCTTTTTCATCCGCTGTGATCCATTCATGGCTGGCAGGTAAATCGTTGATCGACATAGCGAAAGCCGGAAGTGCAAATGCGATTAAAACTTTGGAATCACCTTATACAGTGAGACAGGATTTATCAGCAGAACAATTACAAAAAAACTTGGAGGAATTAATATGA
- a CDS encoding glycoside hydrolase family 3 protein, whose product MDDQQPKLEVRAKAIIEADGLKFKDLNGNGRLDPYEDWRLSPKERAENLVSLMTVDEKVGMMLINTRQMGLSQKDKDKTSHDGRLDEGIVEKGESIFAASKIYGTTHTIEQMHLRHFILRDNWSPDQMAEWVNAMNEVCEGTRLGIPCLIASNSRNEHAEAIFGMNDASGIFSTWPGTLGLAAAAKGDMKNGGDASLISRFAEIAHDEWDAVGLRKGYMYMADTVTDPRWQRTYGTFGEDPAFISEAIGRIIDGFQGKELGNHSIAMTTKHFPGGGARENGFDPHYEEGKWNLYPTPGSLEKYHLPPFKTAADHGTSSIMPYYSIPSIKKSVVQEVEGEDIPFEEVGFTFNHYFLNHILRGQLGFKGYVNSDSGIVNKMAWGVEGLSEAERFAKAINAGTDLIADTNDIENLKLAISNGWISEKRIDEANIRLLTEMFTLGLFDDRTYVSPERADSVVSTPAHWEAAYEGHKKSVTLLKNKRQVLPLTAEKLTGQKVYVEVFHKEPERAASYTEEARKECQELGQFNQTSDYEEADVAILFLHPKSGSYFSATPGLLELEVCENKPLTALDGKPYEETTLSDMSRLDEITSNLRDRGGKVVISVNVTLPWILGSIEPLADALIAGYDTFFKAQFEVMAGAGHPTGVLPLTLPASEAVIAVDENGNCISRNDVPGYDKDLYMPEGLKYAYRDEEGNVYTLGHGLTY is encoded by the coding sequence ATGGATGATCAACAGCCGAAATTAGAAGTCAGAGCCAAGGCAATCATCGAAGCGGACGGATTGAAGTTCAAGGATTTGAATGGCAACGGTCGGCTCGATCCCTATGAGGATTGGCGTTTGAGCCCGAAAGAGCGGGCGGAAAATCTGGTCTCCCTGATGACGGTCGATGAAAAGGTCGGGATGATGCTTATCAATACCCGGCAGATGGGACTTTCACAAAAGGACAAGGACAAGACGAGCCATGACGGCAGGCTGGATGAAGGGATTGTCGAGAAGGGTGAAAGTATATTCGCCGCTTCCAAAATCTATGGAACAACACATACCATTGAACAGATGCATTTGCGGCATTTCATTTTACGGGACAATTGGAGCCCGGATCAGATGGCTGAGTGGGTCAATGCAATGAACGAAGTATGTGAAGGCACCCGCCTCGGGATTCCCTGCCTGATTGCGTCCAATTCCAGAAATGAGCATGCGGAAGCTATATTTGGCATGAATGATGCGTCCGGTATTTTTTCGACATGGCCAGGTACTTTAGGCCTTGCGGCAGCAGCAAAAGGGGATATGAAAAACGGCGGAGATGCGTCTCTGATCAGCCGATTTGCCGAAATTGCGCATGACGAATGGGATGCAGTGGGCTTGCGGAAAGGCTATATGTACATGGCGGATACAGTCACCGATCCCCGGTGGCAGCGGACATACGGAACCTTCGGTGAGGATCCTGCGTTTATTTCCGAGGCGATCGGCCGCATCATCGACGGCTTTCAAGGCAAGGAACTGGGAAACCACAGCATCGCCATGACAACCAAGCATTTCCCAGGCGGCGGTGCCAGGGAGAACGGATTTGATCCGCATTATGAGGAAGGCAAGTGGAACCTGTACCCGACTCCGGGAAGCCTGGAAAAATACCATCTGCCGCCATTCAAGACAGCGGCAGATCACGGGACATCATCCATCATGCCATATTACTCGATTCCAAGCATCAAAAAAAGTGTCGTACAGGAAGTTGAAGGGGAAGACATTCCGTTTGAGGAAGTCGGTTTCACGTTCAATCATTATTTCCTGAATCACATTCTCAGAGGACAGCTCGGATTCAAGGGCTATGTGAACAGTGACAGCGGAATCGTGAATAAAATGGCATGGGGAGTTGAAGGACTGAGTGAAGCGGAACGGTTCGCAAAGGCCATCAACGCGGGGACCGATCTCATAGCGGACACGAATGATATCGAAAATCTTAAATTGGCTATCAGTAATGGCTGGATCAGTGAAAAACGAATCGATGAAGCGAATATCCGACTGCTCACGGAGATGTTCACCTTGGGCTTGTTTGATGACCGCACGTATGTATCACCTGAACGCGCCGATTCGGTCGTGAGTACGCCGGCGCATTGGGAAGCGGCTTATGAAGGCCATAAGAAATCAGTCACCCTACTGAAAAATAAGCGACAGGTTCTGCCCTTGACCGCAGAGAAACTGACCGGGCAGAAGGTCTATGTGGAAGTGTTTCATAAAGAGCCGGAACGGGCCGCCTCATATACCGAAGAAGCCAGAAAAGAATGTCAGGAACTCGGGCAGTTTAACCAGACATCCGACTACGAAGAAGCGGATGTCGCCATTTTGTTTTTACATCCTAAATCGGGGTCGTATTTTTCCGCAACGCCAGGATTGCTGGAACTTGAAGTATGTGAAAATAAACCATTAACTGCACTGGACGGGAAACCTTATGAAGAGACGACCTTAAGCGATATGAGCCGTCTTGATGAAATCACATCGAACCTTCGCGACCGCGGGGGCAAGGTGGTCATAAGTGTGAATGTCACTCTGCCATGGATTCTTGGAAGTATTGAACCGCTGGCGGATGCTTTGATCGCCGGATATGATACTTTCTTTAAAGCGCAGTTTGAAGTCATGGCAGGAGCGGGTCATCCGACAGGCGTCCTGCCGCTTACATTGCCAGCCAGTGAAGCGGTCATTGCCGTTGATGAAAATGGAAATTGTATATCAAGGAATGACGTGCCGGGGTATGATAAGGATCTCTATATGCCGGAAGGCCTTAAGTATGCCTATAGAGATGAAGAAGGAAATGTTTATACGCTTGGCCATGGATTGACTTACTAA
- the uxuA gene encoding mannonate dehydratase: MNMTFRWYGRDNDTVTLEHIKQIPGVKGIVWALHDKPAGEVWTKEEIRREVEAIESHGFHAEVVESVNIHESIKLGNQDRDRYIENYKESIRNLAEFGVKVICYNFMPIFDWTRTEMFHPLADGSTALFFEKTKVERLDPKELIRTVSEASDLTLPGWEPEKLDRITELFEAYKEVDEGQLWTNLEIFLKEILPVAEAAGIKMAIHPDDPPYSIFGLPRIITSEKSYEKLIRISDSPSNAFTFCSGSMGASPSNDMVAVAKRYANRAPFAHIRNVQIYENGNFTETSHYTRDGSIDVKGIVKELHEQNYTGYVRPDHGRHIWGEVCRPGYGLYDRALGIMYLLGLWDAYEATREENAGS; encoded by the coding sequence ATGAATATGACATTTCGCTGGTACGGTCGGGACAATGACACCGTTACGCTTGAACATATAAAACAGATTCCGGGTGTCAAAGGCATCGTCTGGGCACTTCATGACAAACCGGCTGGAGAGGTGTGGACGAAAGAGGAAATCCGAAGAGAAGTGGAAGCTATCGAGTCCCATGGTTTCCACGCGGAAGTGGTGGAGAGCGTCAATATCCATGAATCGATCAAACTCGGCAATCAGGACCGCGACCGGTACATTGAAAACTACAAGGAATCCATCCGGAACCTGGCGGAGTTTGGAGTTAAAGTGATCTGCTATAATTTCATGCCGATCTTTGACTGGACACGGACGGAAATGTTCCATCCGCTAGCAGACGGTTCCACTGCATTGTTCTTTGAGAAGACGAAAGTGGAGCGACTGGACCCGAAAGAACTGATCCGCACTGTAAGCGAAGCATCGGATTTGACGCTTCCCGGCTGGGAGCCGGAAAAACTGGACCGCATCACCGAGTTATTCGAAGCCTATAAGGAAGTTGATGAAGGGCAATTATGGACGAATCTGGAGATTTTCCTCAAAGAGATTTTACCGGTGGCAGAAGCCGCGGGTATTAAAATGGCGATTCATCCGGACGATCCGCCATATTCGATCTTCGGTTTGCCCCGCATTATCACCAGTGAAAAAAGTTATGAGAAATTGATCCGTATCTCGGATTCACCGTCGAATGCCTTCACATTCTGCTCGGGGTCGATGGGGGCGAGTCCATCGAACGATATGGTTGCCGTCGCAAAAAGATATGCCAACCGGGCGCCATTTGCGCATATCCGCAATGTGCAGATTTATGAGAACGGCAATTTTACGGAAACCTCCCATTATACCCGAGATGGGTCGATTGATGTAAAAGGAATTGTAAAGGAACTGCATGAGCAAAATTATACGGGATACGTGCGGCCGGACCATGGCCGCCATATCTGGGGTGAAGTCTGCCGGCCGGGTTATGGCTTGTATGACCGTGCGCTTGGAATCATGTATCTGCTCGGGCTGTGGGATGCCTATGAAGCCACCCGGGAGGAAAATGCCGGTTCTTGA
- a CDS encoding bifunctional 2-keto-4-hydroxyglutarate aldolase/2-keto-3-deoxy-6-phosphogluconate aldolase, whose product MLKHSILSQLTDAKVVAVIRGASPEEAIELTKAAAKGGIRTVELTYTTPSIHKVFGALDHEDILLGAGSVLDPETARHAILAGAKFIVSPHFNEQIAPVCNRYGIPYLPGCMTIREMVKALEWGSDIIKLFPANSFEPSFIKSVNGPLPHVRIMPTGGINLDNIQTWLASGAVAVGIGSDLNKAYAAGGFEAAVELSRQYMQKSVQ is encoded by the coding sequence TTGTTAAAACACTCCATCTTATCTCAATTGACTGACGCAAAAGTGGTGGCGGTCATCCGTGGCGCGAGTCCGGAAGAAGCGATCGAACTAACAAAAGCGGCGGCCAAAGGCGGAATCCGCACGGTTGAATTGACTTACACGACCCCTTCCATCCATAAGGTATTCGGGGCGCTCGATCACGAAGATATCCTGCTCGGCGCGGGTTCGGTACTCGATCCTGAGACGGCGCGCCATGCCATCCTGGCCGGTGCCAAATTCATCGTCAGTCCGCATTTTAATGAACAAATCGCACCTGTCTGTAACCGTTATGGCATTCCCTACTTGCCGGGCTGTATGACAATCCGTGAGATGGTCAAGGCGTTGGAATGGGGAAGTGATATCATCAAGCTGTTCCCGGCCAATAGCTTCGAACCATCTTTCATTAAATCGGTCAATGGACCGCTGCCGCATGTCCGCATCATGCCGACAGGCGGAATTAACCTGGATAACATCCAAACTTGGTTGGCAAGTGGTGCGGTAGCTGTCGGAATCGGCAGTGATTTGAACAAAGCATATGCAGCCGGCGGTTTTGAAGCGGCTGTTGAACTCAGCCGACAGTACATGCAAAAAAGCGTGCAATAA
- a CDS encoding sugar kinase translates to MPENFGVFTLGDALITFNPSDTGPLRYVPNFTRKVGGAELNFAIGCSRLGLRSKWASRLGGDEFGRVIYNFARGEGVDMTDVEFVEGYPTSLNFKEIREDGSGKTFYYRYQSPILTMAPEDITEKMFEGIDLIHLTGVFLAIDSENLAIVRRVLKIAEKRAIPISFDPNIRLKLWTLEQAKAAYMEILPSVDILLTGLDEFELIIGDTSKESLEHCATRFGIGQLVIKDGGNGARVYTDGVWHQKEAFSVTPIDTVGAGDGFDAGYIYGVLHDWSPEETLEFANGVGALVTTVSGDNEGLPYLEEVLALIRKEKIIER, encoded by the coding sequence TTGCCAGAAAACTTTGGTGTTTTTACATTGGGTGATGCACTCATCACATTTAACCCATCGGATACCGGCCCTCTTCGGTATGTCCCAAACTTTACCCGCAAAGTTGGCGGTGCCGAGCTGAATTTCGCTATCGGCTGTTCGCGCCTCGGGTTGCGTTCCAAATGGGCGAGCCGGCTGGGCGGCGATGAATTCGGCCGTGTCATTTATAATTTTGCGCGCGGAGAAGGTGTTGACATGACCGATGTTGAATTTGTCGAAGGCTATCCGACTTCATTGAACTTTAAAGAAATTCGGGAAGACGGATCCGGCAAAACGTTCTATTACCGGTATCAGTCCCCAATTTTGACGATGGCACCTGAAGACATCACGGAAAAGATGTTCGAAGGGATCGACCTGATCCATCTGACAGGTGTTTTCCTGGCCATCGACTCTGAGAATCTCGCAATCGTCAGGAGAGTACTGAAGATTGCAGAAAAAAGGGCCATTCCCATTTCGTTTGATCCCAACATCCGGCTTAAGCTTTGGACGCTGGAACAGGCAAAAGCCGCATATATGGAGATTCTGCCATCAGTGGATATTTTATTGACGGGGCTTGATGAATTCGAATTGATCATCGGTGATACCTCGAAGGAATCGCTGGAGCACTGTGCCACCCGGTTCGGCATCGGACAATTGGTCATCAAAGACGGCGGTAACGGGGCGCGTGTCTACACAGATGGTGTATGGCATCAAAAAGAAGCGTTCAGCGTCACTCCGATTGATACGGTTGGTGCAGGAGACGGTTTTGATGCCGGTTATATTTATGGTGTGCTGCATGACTGGTCACCGGAAGAAACACTGGAATTTGCCAATGGGGTCGGCGCTCTCGTGACGACTGTCTCCGGTGATAATGAGGGATTACCGTACCTGGAAGAAGTATTGGCGTTAATCCGGAAAGAAAAAATTATCGAACGTTAA